A window from Kovacikia minuta CCNUW1 encodes these proteins:
- a CDS encoding alpha/beta fold hydrolase — MLIPSGFCQRSIVTRLGTMAYYTAENEPWLVETPDHTGELPTLVFLHGFGGGSSAYEWSKVYPAFASEYRILAPDLIGWGRSEHPDRRYQVEDYITTILEFLEQTCTRPIPVIASSLTAAITIRAAIARPELFQSLILTTPAGLSDFGEDYSRSFFAQLVSTPILDRILYSTGIATSGGIRSFLEQRQFAKPDRIYPEIVEAYLESAQQPNAEYAALSFVRGDLCFDLSAYITQLTTPTAIIWGQRSQFTGPEIGQRLAQMNPEAIRALQILDEVGLTPQLELPAVTIALIRRYLSLLGKDRE, encoded by the coding sequence ATGTTGATACCGTCTGGGTTTTGTCAGAGATCGATCGTGACCAGGCTGGGCACAATGGCCTATTACACGGCTGAAAATGAACCGTGGCTGGTCGAAACCCCCGATCACACCGGGGAGCTACCAACCCTCGTATTTCTGCATGGGTTTGGTGGCGGCTCCTCTGCCTATGAATGGTCCAAGGTCTATCCTGCCTTTGCCTCAGAATATCGGATTCTGGCACCGGATTTAATTGGGTGGGGACGCTCAGAACATCCCGATCGCCGCTATCAGGTCGAGGATTACATTACAACCATTCTTGAATTCTTAGAACAAACCTGCACCCGCCCCATCCCTGTGATTGCGTCTTCTCTGACTGCCGCGATCACCATTCGGGCTGCGATCGCCCGCCCTGAGTTGTTCCAATCCCTGATTCTAACCACTCCGGCAGGGCTATCTGATTTTGGTGAAGACTACAGCCGCAGCTTCTTTGCCCAACTCGTCAGTACACCGATTCTGGATCGAATTTTGTACAGCACTGGCATTGCAACCAGCGGAGGCATTCGTAGCTTCTTAGAGCAGCGCCAATTTGCCAAACCCGATCGGATTTACCCAGAAATTGTAGAAGCCTATCTGGAATCCGCCCAGCAACCCAACGCAGAGTACGCTGCCCTCTCCTTTGTGCGCGGAGATTTATGCTTTGATCTGTCTGCCTATATCACCCAGCTGACCACGCCCACCGCAATCATTTGGGGGCAGCGATCGCAATTCACAGGTCCAGAAATTGGTCAGCGCCTTGCCCAAATGAATCCCGAAGCAATTCGCGCTCTGCAAATTCTGGATGAGGTTGGACTCACCCCCCAGCTCGAACTACCCGCCGTTACGATCGCATTAATTCGCCGGTATTTGAGCCTGTTAGGAAAGGATAGGGAATGA
- a CDS encoding DoxX family protein yields MQKWILLLARILLSAIFLKSGFDKITGYAATQQFMAAAGLPFAALLLPLTILIELLGGLSILLGYKARWGALVLFLFLIPTTLVFHTDFSQRIQVIQFMKNLAIMGGLLMLYGTEPGTVSLDEKLGSVKH; encoded by the coding sequence ATGCAGAAATGGATCTTACTGCTTGCCAGAATTCTTCTCTCTGCGATTTTTCTGAAGTCTGGGTTCGACAAAATTACTGGCTATGCAGCCACCCAGCAGTTTATGGCGGCAGCGGGGCTACCGTTCGCGGCATTGCTGTTGCCTCTAACGATCCTGATTGAACTCCTTGGAGGGCTATCGATCTTATTGGGGTATAAAGCCCGTTGGGGAGCACTTGTCCTATTTCTGTTTTTAATCCCGACGACTCTGGTTTTCCACACGGATTTTAGCCAGCGAATCCAAGTCATTCAATTTATGAAAAATCTGGCAATTATGGGGGGATTGTTGATGCTGTATGGGACAGAACCGGGAACCGTCAGTTTGGATGAAAAGTTAGGCTCCGTTAAGCATTAG
- the psbQ gene encoding photosystem II protein PsbQ: MRKFRAIFAVVLAFALVVLVSLGSVAEAKRPTQPLTYTSEQIAQLQTYASDLSAIRDRLPELADLIQKQDWVFVGNFIHGPLGEIRTKMNFLAQNLLPADQKQARSIAKLVASNLIAIDQAAKDKNYKAAIRNYAETIRDLDDLLQLVPKG; the protein is encoded by the coding sequence ATGAGAAAGTTTCGAGCCATTTTTGCGGTTGTCCTGGCGTTTGCCCTTGTGGTTCTGGTCAGTCTCGGCAGTGTTGCAGAGGCAAAACGCCCAACCCAACCCCTTACTTACACCAGTGAACAGATAGCGCAGCTTCAGACCTACGCGTCGGACTTGTCTGCAATTCGCGATCGCCTACCCGAACTGGCAGATTTGATTCAAAAGCAGGATTGGGTTTTTGTCGGTAACTTCATCCACGGTCCCCTGGGTGAAATTCGGACAAAGATGAACTTCCTGGCACAAAATCTCCTACCTGCTGACCAGAAACAAGCCCGCTCGATCGCTAAACTGGTGGCAAGTAACCTGATTGCGATCGACCAGGCTGCCAAGGATAAAAATTACAAGGCTGCCATTCGCAATTACGCTGAAACCATTCGGGATTTAGACGATCTTTTGCAACTGGTTCCGAAGGGATAA
- a CDS encoding NAD(P)/FAD-dependent oxidoreductase yields MTQVIVVGCGIVGAAIAYELSQVSGLAITVLEAGVPAQAATGAALGVLMGAISQKVKGNHFRMRLTSIRRYNTWIPALEASTGRRIPFNQEGILRLCFAGEDMSRWQKLAEVRESQGWRLEICDRTHLATNYPQLKLDGVIGAVYSPDDRQVDPTALTLALVDAAKQNGVTFQFNTTVTQADSHSRGQLQQCQKICTTNGSFPVDWLVISAGLGSTPLTADLQQPVDIRPVLGQAVHLQLQEAIGKPNLQPVITGDDVHIVPLGDNEYWIGATVEFPDSVEAKLIFPPQQSDAALAAVMQQATSFCPALASGTVVRTWSGLRPRPEGRPAPIIEPLSGYSNVLLATGHYRNGVLLAPATAEKIRQMIGEG; encoded by the coding sequence ATGACTCAGGTGATTGTCGTAGGGTGCGGAATTGTGGGGGCAGCGATCGCCTACGAACTGAGTCAGGTTTCGGGGTTAGCGATTACTGTGCTGGAAGCTGGCGTTCCAGCACAGGCAGCAACTGGGGCTGCCCTGGGCGTGTTGATGGGCGCGATTAGCCAGAAGGTGAAGGGTAATCATTTCCGGATGCGGTTAACCAGCATCCGGCGCTATAACACCTGGATTCCTGCCCTGGAAGCGAGCACAGGTCGCAGAATTCCGTTTAATCAAGAGGGAATTCTGCGGCTTTGTTTTGCTGGCGAGGATATGAGCCGTTGGCAAAAATTGGCAGAGGTAAGAGAGAGCCAGGGTTGGAGGCTGGAAATTTGCGATCGCACCCATCTCGCAACAAACTACCCCCAACTCAAGCTTGATGGGGTGATTGGAGCTGTTTACTCTCCTGACGATCGGCAGGTTGATCCGACTGCCCTCACCCTGGCGTTAGTAGATGCGGCAAAGCAAAATGGCGTGACGTTTCAGTTTAATACCACCGTTACGCAAGCAGATTCACACAGCCGGGGGCAACTTCAACAGTGCCAGAAGATTTGCACAACCAATGGTTCTTTCCCAGTTGATTGGTTGGTAATTTCAGCCGGATTGGGGTCAACACCCTTAACAGCTGACTTACAACAGCCCGTGGATATTCGTCCAGTATTAGGACAGGCAGTTCATTTGCAGCTTCAAGAAGCGATTGGAAAACCAAACTTACAACCTGTCATTACAGGCGACGATGTTCACATTGTTCCCCTGGGGGACAACGAGTATTGGATCGGCGCAACGGTGGAATTTCCTGACTCTGTGGAGGCAAAGCTGATTTTCCCCCCCCAACAAAGTGATGCAGCGTTAGCAGCGGTAATGCAGCAAGCAACGAGCTTTTGTCCCGCTTTGGCAAGTGGGACAGTAGTCCGAACCTGGTCGGGTCTGCGCCCCCGCCCCGAAGGACGCCCTGCCCCAATTATTGAACCGCTTTCTGGGTACAGCAATGTTCTGCTGGCAACTGGACATTACCGTAATGGAGTGTTGCTGGCACCCGCTACGGCTGAGAAGATTCGCCAAATGATTGGGGAAGGGTAG
- a CDS encoding DUF433 domain-containing protein translates to MNLPSQLQKEAEKWAQQQGISLDEFILWAVAEKVGALSQQFDDPNFPEIQQRRGASGLSASVIRGTGVRVQTIVVTARQWGFTPSQIADQYGLTEAQIHSALAFYETHRLQIDAAIATEQTIEAAHV, encoded by the coding sequence ATGAACTTACCTTCCCAACTTCAGAAAGAAGCGGAAAAGTGGGCGCAGCAGCAGGGGATATCGCTGGATGAGTTTATTCTGTGGGCAGTAGCAGAGAAGGTGGGTGCCCTTAGTCAGCAATTTGACGATCCCAATTTTCCAGAGATTCAGCAACGTCGAGGTGCCAGCGGGCTATCTGCTTCAGTGATTCGAGGAACCGGAGTAAGAGTTCAAACAATAGTGGTTACTGCTCGGCAGTGGGGCTTCACGCCCAGCCAAATTGCTGATCAGTATGGTTTGACTGAAGCTCAAATCCATTCGGCACTGGCATTCTACGAAACGCATCGGTTACAGATTGATGCAGCGATCGCGACTGAACAGACGATCGAAGCAGCCCATGTCTAG
- the hemB gene encoding porphobilinogen synthase, with protein sequence MFPTHRPRRLRSHPQLRRMVRETVLTTSDFIYPLFAVPGQGIANEVRSMPGVFQLSVDKIVEEAKEVYDLGIPGIILFGIPEDKDTDATGAWHDCGIVQKAATAVKEAVPDLVIVADTCLCEYTSHGHCGYLETGDLTGRVLNDPTLELLKKTAVSQAKAGADIIAPSGMMDGFVQAIREGLDEAGFQDTPILSYAAKYASAYYGPFRDAADSAPQFGDRRTYQMDPGNSREALKEIELDIAEGADMLMVKPALAYMDIIWQVKQASNLPVAAYNVSGEYSMIKAAALNGWIDEERVVLETLTSFKRAGTDLILTYHAKDAARWLNT encoded by the coding sequence ATGTTTCCAACCCATCGTCCTCGTCGTCTGCGCAGCCATCCCCAGCTTCGTCGGATGGTGCGAGAAACCGTGTTGACGACCAGTGATTTTATTTATCCTTTGTTTGCTGTACCCGGTCAGGGAATCGCCAATGAGGTGCGATCGATGCCAGGTGTTTTTCAACTTTCGGTAGATAAGATTGTTGAAGAAGCGAAAGAAGTTTACGACCTGGGCATTCCTGGAATTATTCTATTTGGCATTCCAGAAGACAAGGATACCGATGCAACTGGCGCATGGCATGACTGCGGAATTGTCCAAAAGGCGGCAACCGCTGTCAAAGAAGCCGTACCCGATCTGGTCATCGTTGCCGATACATGCCTGTGCGAATATACGTCCCACGGGCACTGCGGTTACCTCGAAACAGGCGATCTGACTGGGCGGGTATTAAATGATCCGACCCTCGAATTGCTGAAGAAAACCGCAGTTTCCCAGGCAAAAGCGGGGGCTGACATCATTGCGCCATCGGGCATGATGGATGGGTTTGTCCAGGCAATCCGGGAAGGACTGGATGAGGCTGGCTTTCAAGACACCCCCATTCTTTCCTATGCGGCAAAGTATGCCTCGGCTTACTATGGGCCGTTCCGGGATGCAGCGGACTCTGCGCCTCAGTTCGGCGATCGGCGCACCTACCAGATGGACCCTGGCAACAGCCGCGAAGCGCTCAAGGAAATTGAATTAGATATTGCCGAAGGCGCAGATATGCTGATGGTAAAACCAGCCCTGGCATACATGGATATCATCTGGCAGGTGAAGCAGGCTTCCAATCTGCCCGTCGCTGCCTACAACGTCTCTGGCGAATACTCCATGATCAAAGCCGCTGCCCTCAACGGCTGGATCGATGAGGAACGTGTCGTCCTGGAAACCCTGACCAGTTTCAAACGCGCAGGCACCGACCTCATCCTCACCTACCACGCCAAAGACGCCGCCCGCTGGCTGAACACTTAA
- a CDS encoding nuclear transport factor 2 family protein: MTTPEQTVLEANEAFYRAFEKKDMDKMSALWSHGIDSLCIHPGRKAIRGWDGIQASWEKIFRNTNYLEVETEVISTEVSGELAYVVLIETVLQVTGGRRVKGQSMATNIFECMAGKWYVVHHHGSPLLS, encoded by the coding sequence ATGACTACCCCAGAACAAACCGTCCTCGAAGCCAATGAAGCGTTTTACCGAGCTTTTGAGAAGAAAGATATGGATAAAATGAGTGCCCTCTGGTCGCATGGGATCGATAGTTTGTGTATCCATCCTGGACGGAAGGCAATTCGGGGGTGGGATGGCATTCAAGCTTCCTGGGAAAAGATTTTTCGAAACACAAACTACCTCGAAGTCGAAACAGAGGTCATCAGCACCGAAGTCAGTGGCGAGCTTGCCTATGTCGTTTTAATCGAAACTGTGCTTCAAGTAACGGGTGGCAGAAGGGTAAAAGGGCAATCAATGGCAACCAACATTTTTGAGTGCATGGCTGGCAAATGGTATGTCGTCCATCACCACGGCAGCCCCCTTCTGAGTTGA
- the rpiA gene encoding ribose-5-phosphate isomerase RpiA: MATELDPVNLMKQQVGQAAAARVQSGSIVGLGTGSTTAFAIQALGDRLKSGELKDIKGVTTSFQAIVLAKEYGIPLTTLDQVDHIDVAIDGADEVDPQKNLIKGGGAAHTQEKIVDSFADQFIVVVDGGKLVDKLGTTFLLPVEVIPMAMSPAMQAIEKLGGKPQLRMGVKKAGPVITDQGNFVIDVKFAQGIDDPAELEKTLNNIPGVLENGLFVGVASLILVGEIVDGKPIVREIS; encoded by the coding sequence ATGGCGACAGAACTTGACCCCGTTAACTTGATGAAGCAACAAGTTGGGCAGGCAGCGGCGGCGCGGGTGCAGTCAGGTTCTATTGTAGGACTGGGAACCGGGTCAACAACTGCTTTTGCCATTCAGGCTTTGGGCGATCGGCTGAAGTCGGGGGAACTTAAAGATATTAAAGGGGTGACGACCTCGTTTCAGGCGATCGTCCTGGCAAAGGAATATGGAATTCCCCTGACGACATTGGATCAGGTGGATCACATTGATGTGGCGATCGATGGAGCGGATGAAGTAGACCCCCAAAAAAATTTAATTAAGGGAGGTGGGGCGGCTCATACCCAGGAAAAAATTGTGGATTCCTTCGCCGATCAATTTATTGTCGTGGTGGATGGGGGAAAATTGGTGGACAAACTGGGAACGACCTTTTTGCTGCCTGTGGAAGTGATTCCAATGGCAATGAGTCCGGCGATGCAGGCAATTGAAAAGCTGGGTGGCAAACCCCAACTCCGCATGGGCGTAAAAAAGGCAGGTCCAGTCATTACCGATCAGGGCAATTTCGTGATCGATGTCAAATTTGCTCAGGGAATTGACGATCCAGCGGAACTGGAAAAAACCCTCAACAACATCCCCGGTGTGTTAGAAAACGGGTTGTTTGTCGGCGTTGCCAGCCTGATTCTGGTGGGTGAAATCGTTGACGGAAAACCGATCGTCCGAGAGATTTCCTAG
- a CDS encoding tetratricopeptide repeat protein: MSQVDDFSEADYQYYLALKPEERHQKIQAEETPEEVKALLLYQQARLLADEQLDEAAVASYNKAVDLKPDFYCAWKDRGDALRNLGRYEEAIASCDRALEIHPRGYAAWNIRGIALHQLGRDAEAISSYDQAVEIIPGFHVAWYNRGVSLESLNRDEEAIASYDRVVEIEPGYIPAWKNRGNLFLKLKRYSEAIASYDAVLEQKSDEPTVWKKRATALQQIGQYEDALTSYDQALVFRPKDYLLWQSRGSVLDDLQRYPEAIESFERALEIKPDDPELWSLKAVVLAKMNWHTEAILSCDRALALNPNQFHLWKTRALVLRDLRRCEAEVSSYDRALALKPDDSELWSFRASALKQLNSYQEAAYSYDRALELEPENYKLWHQRGLVMRKLERFEGAIANFDRALEIHPDFDTAIRSKWFTLLTSGQILSYVTGKRTLAEREKLTNELKNIVEVFAKTKLPTLVVIALVVLTSTHDRMIALGIGAIFLLISFIGDLIQEARQ; encoded by the coding sequence ATGAGTCAAGTTGATGATTTTTCAGAAGCGGACTATCAGTACTACCTGGCTCTGAAGCCTGAGGAACGCCATCAAAAAATTCAAGCGGAGGAAACACCTGAGGAGGTTAAGGCACTGTTGCTTTATCAGCAGGCACGATTGCTGGCAGACGAGCAGTTAGATGAAGCAGCGGTTGCCAGCTACAACAAAGCCGTTGATCTCAAGCCAGATTTCTACTGTGCCTGGAAAGACCGGGGAGATGCGCTGAGAAATCTGGGACGCTATGAGGAAGCGATCGCCAGTTGTGATCGGGCGTTGGAAATTCATCCCAGGGGGTATGCTGCCTGGAACATCCGGGGGATTGCGCTGCACCAGTTGGGACGGGATGCGGAAGCGATTAGTAGCTATGACCAGGCAGTCGAAATTATCCCTGGCTTTCATGTTGCCTGGTATAACCGGGGAGTGTCTCTAGAAAGCCTTAACCGGGATGAGGAGGCGATCGCCAGCTACGATCGGGTGGTTGAGATAGAACCGGGATACATACCAGCCTGGAAGAATCGGGGAAACCTTTTCTTAAAGCTCAAGCGCTACAGCGAAGCGATCGCCAGCTATGACGCAGTGCTGGAGCAGAAATCAGATGAACCCACGGTCTGGAAAAAACGTGCCACTGCACTGCAACAGATTGGTCAGTACGAAGATGCACTAACCAGTTACGACCAGGCACTTGTCTTTAGACCTAAGGATTACTTGCTATGGCAAAGTCGGGGCAGTGTGTTGGATGATCTACAACGTTACCCAGAGGCAATTGAGAGTTTTGAGCGGGCCCTGGAAATTAAACCAGATGATCCTGAACTCTGGAGCCTGAAAGCAGTTGTTCTGGCAAAGATGAATTGGCATACAGAAGCAATTCTCAGTTGTGATCGGGCACTTGCACTCAATCCTAATCAATTTCATCTCTGGAAAACCCGCGCTCTGGTACTGAGAGACCTGCGTCGGTGCGAAGCAGAGGTGAGCAGTTATGATCGTGCTCTGGCACTAAAACCAGATGATTCTGAACTCTGGAGTTTCCGGGCATCTGCTTTGAAGCAATTAAACTCCTACCAGGAAGCGGCGTATAGCTACGATCGGGCGCTCGAACTGGAGCCAGAGAATTACAAGCTGTGGCACCAACGGGGGCTGGTCATGCGCAAGCTAGAACGATTTGAGGGCGCGATCGCCAACTTCGATCGCGCCCTGGAAATTCATCCAGACTTTGATACCGCGATCCGCAGTAAATGGTTCACCCTACTCACTAGCGGACAAATTTTGAGTTACGTCACAGGTAAAAGAACGTTGGCTGAGCGGGAAAAGCTAACCAACGAGCTGAAAAATATCGTGGAAGTGTTTGCCAAAACCAAACTGCCAACCCTGGTTGTGATCGCTCTGGTTGTCCTGACCAGCACTCACGATCGCATGATTGCCCTGGGAATTGGTGCCATCTTCCTGCTGATTAGTTTTATTGGCGATCTCATCCAGGAAGCGCGGCAGTAA
- the glcD gene encoding glycolate oxidase subunit GlcD — protein MTQVTPKLTQRNWQPIIKQLEAIAGKNGVVRKKEELLVYECDGLTSYRHRPAVVVLPRTTEEVTEIVKVCDRHNLSFVARGSGTGLSGGALPTDDCVLIVTARMTQILDVDLENQRVVVQPGVINNWVTQAVSGAGFYYAPDPSSQIICSVGGNVAENSGGVHCLKYGVTTNHVLGLKLVLPNGEIVDVGSPIPEMPGYDLTGLFVGSEGTLGIATEITLKILKAPESIRVLLADFTSVEAAGATVSDIISAGIIPGGMEMMDNLSINAVEDVVCTNCYPRDAAAILLVEVDGLEVEAEANSQRVETICYKNGARTVRTATDPAERLLLWKGRKAAFAAMGKISPDYYVQDGVIPRTKLEYVLREIESLSQQYGYQVANVFHAGDGNLHPLVLYDNAVPGALETVEELGGAILKLCVNVGGSISGEHGIGADKRCYMPEMFTKADLETMQGIRQVFDPKGIANPGKIFPTPRTCGEAARGEASKQFEGVERF, from the coding sequence ATGACTCAAGTTACCCCCAAACTGACCCAACGAAATTGGCAACCCATCATCAAGCAGTTAGAAGCGATCGCGGGCAAAAATGGTGTGGTGCGAAAGAAAGAGGAACTGCTGGTTTATGAATGCGATGGGTTAACCAGCTATCGTCACCGTCCGGCAGTGGTGGTGCTGCCACGCACCACCGAAGAAGTGACGGAAATTGTCAAGGTGTGCGATCGTCACAACCTTTCCTTTGTTGCCCGTGGTTCTGGTACAGGGCTTTCTGGCGGTGCCTTACCAACAGATGACTGTGTTCTCATCGTGACTGCACGGATGACGCAGATTCTCGATGTTGATTTAGAAAACCAACGGGTGGTAGTCCAACCTGGAGTGATCAATAACTGGGTCACCCAGGCAGTCAGCGGGGCAGGATTTTACTACGCCCCCGATCCTTCCAGCCAGATCATTTGTTCTGTTGGCGGTAACGTCGCGGAAAATTCAGGTGGGGTTCACTGCCTTAAATACGGGGTGACAACGAACCATGTCCTGGGGCTAAAACTGGTGCTGCCCAATGGTGAAATTGTGGATGTCGGCAGCCCCATTCCCGAAATGCCAGGGTACGACCTGACCGGATTATTTGTTGGCTCGGAAGGTACCCTGGGAATTGCCACGGAAATCACCCTAAAAATTCTCAAAGCGCCTGAATCAATCCGCGTGTTGCTGGCAGATTTCACCAGTGTCGAAGCCGCAGGCGCAACAGTTTCCGACATTATCAGTGCTGGCATCATTCCGGGTGGCATGGAGATGATGGACAATCTCAGCATCAATGCGGTTGAGGATGTGGTGTGTACCAACTGCTACCCGCGTGATGCGGCAGCCATTTTACTGGTAGAAGTGGATGGGCTGGAAGTAGAAGCAGAAGCCAATAGCCAGCGAGTTGAAACCATCTGCTATAAAAATGGTGCCCGCACGGTTCGTACTGCCACCGATCCAGCGGAACGCCTTCTACTCTGGAAAGGCCGAAAAGCCGCCTTCGCTGCAATGGGGAAAATTAGCCCCGATTATTATGTGCAAGACGGTGTCATTCCCCGGACTAAGTTGGAATACGTTCTACGAGAAATTGAGTCCTTGAGTCAGCAGTACGGCTATCAGGTCGCCAATGTGTTCCATGCGGGTGATGGCAATTTGCATCCCCTGGTTCTTTATGACAATGCGGTTCCCGGGGCGTTGGAAACCGTAGAGGAATTAGGCGGAGCGATTCTTAAACTCTGTGTCAATGTCGGCGGCAGCATTTCTGGTGAACACGGTATTGGCGCAGACAAGCGGTGTTATATGCCAGAAATGTTCACGAAAGCGGATTTGGAAACCATGCAGGGGATTCGGCAGGTGTTTGACCCCAAAGGCATTGCCAATCCTGGGAAAATTTTCCCCACCCCCCGCACCTGTGGTGAAGCCGCCAGAGGGGAGGCAAGCAAGCAATTTGAGGGAGTAGAACGGTTTTAG
- a CDS encoding IS110 family RNA-guided transposase, protein MTPEKIWVGIDVSKETLDVYILPQGLSLQLPNSEAGVQSLIEQLQEMSVHLVVLESTGGLERTVVVGLHNATIAVAVVNPRKVKGFAIALGKAKTDRIDAEVIARFAQSVNLQPQAVVAPIAQQLSDLMHRRQQLVEIQVAEKNRLARASQTVQPDIEEHLKHLAQRLDALNEQIQTLGQQQADWQRKDQILQSVKGIGPLTAALCLVELPELGKLNEKQIARLVGVAPLNQDSGKHKGKRRISGGRTRVRCGLYMAVLVATRHNPVIRDFYQRLLSKGKPKPVALVACIRKLLVILNAMIRDNTLWQTPA, encoded by the coding sequence ATGACACCTGAAAAGATATGGGTTGGGATTGATGTCAGTAAAGAGACACTGGATGTGTACATCCTGCCGCAGGGGTTGAGCTTACAGTTGCCCAACAGCGAGGCAGGAGTGCAAAGCCTGATTGAACAACTTCAAGAAATGTCAGTGCACTTAGTGGTGCTCGAATCGACGGGTGGATTGGAACGAACCGTTGTTGTGGGATTGCACAACGCTACGATTGCTGTTGCCGTCGTCAACCCTCGAAAAGTCAAGGGATTCGCCATTGCTTTAGGCAAAGCGAAGACCGACAGAATTGATGCCGAAGTCATTGCTCGCTTTGCTCAAAGTGTGAACCTGCAACCGCAAGCCGTCGTTGCCCCAATCGCACAACAACTCAGTGACCTGATGCACCGCCGTCAGCAATTGGTCGAAATCCAAGTGGCAGAGAAGAATCGCTTAGCGCGTGCCTCACAAACCGTGCAACCCGACATCGAAGAGCATCTCAAACACTTAGCGCAACGCCTCGATGCCTTGAATGAGCAGATTCAAACTCTCGGTCAACAGCAAGCCGATTGGCAACGCAAAGACCAGATTTTGCAATCGGTGAAGGGCATTGGTCCCCTCACTGCCGCTCTGTGTTTGGTGGAACTTCCCGAACTCGGCAAGCTCAACGAAAAACAGATTGCTCGTTTGGTCGGCGTCGCGCCCCTCAACCAGGACAGTGGCAAACACAAAGGCAAACGCAGGATTTCTGGAGGACGCACTCGCGTTCGTTGTGGGTTGTATATGGCAGTTCTGGTTGCCACTCGTCACAACCCTGTCATTCGAGACTTCTATCAACGCTTGCTCTCAAAAGGCAAACCTAAACCTGTTGCCCTCGTTGCCTGTATCCGCAAGCTTCTGGTCATTCTCAATGCCATGATTCGCGACAACACGCTCTGGCAAACTCCTGCTTAG
- a CDS encoding DUF2811 domain-containing protein, giving the protein MTTTVSILAEIPEELHTALTRYVENHPDWDQDRLFAAALSLFLLQNGDCDRRAARVYLDTLFKSAV; this is encoded by the coding sequence ATGACCACTACCGTTAGCATCCTGGCAGAAATTCCTGAAGAGCTTCACACCGCGCTGACCCGCTATGTGGAAAATCATCCTGATTGGGATCAGGATCGGTTGTTTGCTGCTGCACTGTCCCTCTTTTTGTTGCAAAATGGAGATTGCGATCGCAGGGCTGCACGGGTTTATTTAGATACTTTGTTTAAGAGTGCCGTCTGA
- the hemJ gene encoding protoporphyrinogen oxidase HemJ: MAYNWFKAFHIVGFVCWFAGMFYLPRLFVYHAEAYEQPEPARSILKNQYQIMEKRLYSIIMTPAMLLTIAMAIGLITTEPDVLKQPWLHIKLAMVVFLVGYHHYCKRIMKKLAADECKMTGQHFRWFNELPTVFFVAVVLLAVFKNNLPTDATVWGIVAMVVAMGIAIQLYARKRRLARERSATVATDLVGAGTEGSAS, translated from the coding sequence ATGGCATATAACTGGTTTAAGGCATTTCACATCGTCGGATTTGTTTGCTGGTTTGCGGGAATGTTTTACCTGCCCCGGTTGTTTGTGTATCACGCTGAAGCCTACGAACAACCAGAACCCGCCCGCAGCATCCTGAAGAATCAATACCAGATCATGGAGAAGCGCCTCTATAGCATCATCATGACGCCTGCGATGCTGTTGACCATTGCGATGGCGATCGGGTTAATCACCACAGAACCCGATGTCTTAAAGCAACCCTGGTTACATATCAAACTTGCAATGGTTGTTTTTTTGGTGGGCTACCATCATTACTGCAAGCGGATTATGAAAAAGCTGGCAGCTGACGAATGCAAGATGACCGGGCAACATTTTCGCTGGTTCAATGAATTACCAACGGTCTTTTTTGTGGCAGTTGTGCTGTTAGCAGTGTTCAAAAATAATTTGCCAACCGATGCGACGGTCTGGGGAATTGTTGCAATGGTCGTTGCAATGGGCATTGCCATCCAGCTTTATGCCAGAAAGCGCCGCCTCGCACGGGAACGTTCAGCAACGGTAGCCACGGATTTGGTTGGGGCAGGAACAGAGGGATCTGCTTCTTAA